From a single Streptomyces sp. NBC_00377 genomic region:
- a CDS encoding cation:proton antiporter regulatory subunit — translation MPAPRLRTTPLPGIGVQYDLVTREQRHLSVVAHRDGARTVNLYRADDPDSCAQSLRLTGAEAGSLIDALMPSHHSASLLYTTDLGLVAERVEVAATSRWNGRLLGDTRMRTETGSSIVAVLRRAEAIPSPAPDFRLAGGDTLIVIGTREGVDAAAAILGRE, via the coding sequence GTGCCTGCTCCACGCCTCCGGACAACACCGCTGCCAGGTATCGGAGTCCAGTACGACCTCGTGACGCGGGAGCAGCGCCATCTGTCCGTGGTCGCCCACCGCGACGGCGCCCGTACGGTCAATCTGTACCGGGCCGACGACCCCGACTCCTGCGCCCAGTCGCTGCGGCTGACCGGCGCCGAGGCGGGCTCGCTGATCGACGCGCTGATGCCCTCCCATCACAGCGCGAGCCTGCTCTACACCACGGACCTGGGGCTGGTGGCCGAGCGCGTCGAGGTGGCGGCCACCTCGCGCTGGAACGGTCGGCTGCTGGGCGACACCCGGATGCGCACGGAGACCGGCTCATCGATCGTCGCTGTGCTGCGGCGGGCCGAGGCGATCCCGTCCCCGGCGCCGGACTTCCGTCTCGCGGGCGGCGACACCCTCATCGTCATCGGCACCCGCGAGGGTGTGGACGCGGCCGCGGCCATACTCGGGCGGGAGTGA
- a CDS encoding cation:proton antiporter — protein MHSAVLLIEFGSIILGLGLLGRFAARFRFSPIPLYLLSGLAFGEGGLLPLGASEEFVATGAEIGVILLLLMLGLEYTASDLVSNLKAHYPAGLVDCALNALPGAAAALLLGWGPVAAVVLAGVTWISSSGVIAKVLGDLGRVGNRETPVILSVLVLEDLAMAVYLPIVTALVAGVGLAAGSVTLAIALGVAGLVLFAAVRYGRVISRFVSSDDPEKLLLVVLGLTILVAGVAQQLQVSAAVGAFLVGIALSGEVAEGAHTLLSPLRDLFAAVFFVFFGLHTDPASIPPVLLPALALAVVTAATKIATGYWAARRAGISLKGRWRAGGALVARGEFSIVIAGLAVTAGIEPSLGPLATAYVLILVVLGPLTARYTEPVATWWARRRTPQEPGTADASGVTGAPGPAEQQSEARPPAPVRD, from the coding sequence GTGCACTCCGCAGTCCTGCTGATCGAGTTCGGTTCCATCATCCTGGGTCTCGGCCTGCTCGGCCGGTTCGCCGCCCGTTTCCGGTTCTCGCCGATCCCGCTCTATCTGCTGTCCGGTCTGGCCTTCGGCGAGGGCGGGTTGCTGCCGCTCGGCGCGAGCGAGGAGTTCGTGGCCACCGGCGCCGAGATCGGCGTCATCCTGTTGCTGCTGATGCTCGGCCTGGAGTACACGGCGAGCGATCTGGTCTCCAACCTCAAGGCCCACTACCCGGCCGGTCTCGTCGACTGCGCCCTCAACGCCCTGCCGGGCGCGGCCGCCGCGCTGTTGCTGGGCTGGGGGCCGGTGGCGGCCGTGGTGCTGGCGGGCGTCACCTGGATCTCGTCGTCCGGGGTGATCGCCAAGGTGCTGGGCGATCTTGGCCGGGTCGGCAACCGGGAGACCCCGGTGATCCTCAGCGTGCTGGTCCTCGAGGACCTGGCCATGGCGGTCTACCTGCCCATCGTGACCGCCCTGGTGGCCGGGGTCGGGCTGGCCGCCGGCAGTGTGACGCTGGCGATCGCGCTGGGTGTTGCGGGGCTCGTCCTGTTCGCGGCGGTGCGCTACGGCCGCGTCATCTCCCGGTTCGTGTCGAGCGACGACCCGGAGAAGCTGCTCCTGGTCGTGCTGGGGCTGACGATCCTGGTCGCCGGTGTGGCACAGCAGCTCCAGGTGTCGGCGGCAGTGGGTGCGTTCCTCGTGGGCATCGCGCTGTCGGGTGAGGTCGCCGAGGGCGCGCACACCCTGCTGAGTCCGCTGCGGGACCTCTTCGCCGCTGTCTTCTTCGTCTTCTTCGGCCTTCACACGGACCCGGCGAGCATCCCTCCGGTCCTGCTGCCCGCCCTCGCGCTGGCGGTCGTCACCGCGGCGACGAAGATCGCCACCGGCTACTGGGCGGCCCGGCGGGCCGGGATCTCGCTCAAGGGGCGCTGGCGCGCGGGCGGTGCGCTGGTGGCCCGCGGGGAGTTCTCGATCGTCATTGCGGGACTGGCGGTCACCGCCGGGATCGAGCCGTCGCTCGGACCGCTGGCCACCGCGTACGTCCTGATCCTGGTCGTCCTGGGCCCGCTCACCGCCCGCTACACGGAGCCGGTGGCGACTTGGTGGGCGCGGCGCAGGACGCCCCAGGAACCCGGCACGGCCGACGCCTCCGGAGTGACGGGAGCCCCCGGCCCGGCGGAACAGCAGTCCGAGGCCAGGCCGCCGGCACCGGTGCGCGACTGA